A window of Microcystis aeruginosa FD4 contains these coding sequences:
- a CDS encoding alpha/beta fold hydrolase: MSLSIRGIILVATTIYQTLSVWLEEQKAPPGNLINVGKYRRHFCLAGEASPTIIIDPSLGGIEGYFLLEELSQLARVCIYDRAGYGWSDSSPYPRTSYQIVQELDQLLTQAKIEPPYILIGDSFGSYNVRLYAHLFPEKVVGLVLTDGLHEKGMLKMSPALKALKLFFISGFLMSIIGSILGIIRVLRVLGVFELLKPELRRFSLDSCDRVKRSFCRAKHWMTMSREMLNLDQSARQVSEANNFGNLPIVSIKANSFFKPSLWTRFIPLKSANQLREEMHLELGKLSGDFMEIQADKSSHFVWMDQPDVMIDAVKILLDKINSVC; encoded by the coding sequence AGACGCTATCTGTTTGGTTAGAAGAACAAAAAGCCCCTCCGGGTAATTTGATTAATGTGGGTAAATATCGCCGACATTTTTGTCTAGCGGGAGAGGCTAGTCCCACTATTATTATTGACCCTAGTTTAGGGGGAATTGAGGGATACTTTTTGCTAGAAGAATTGTCACAATTGGCTAGGGTTTGTATTTATGATCGAGCGGGTTATGGTTGGAGCGATTCTAGTCCATATCCCCGGACTAGCTACCAAATTGTTCAGGAATTAGATCAATTACTCACCCAAGCAAAAATAGAACCGCCTTATATTTTAATTGGTGATTCTTTTGGCAGTTATAATGTTCGACTGTATGCTCATCTCTTCCCAGAAAAAGTAGTGGGTTTGGTACTCACCGACGGTTTACATGAGAAAGGAATGCTGAAAATGTCGCCAGCATTAAAGGCATTAAAATTATTTTTCATCTCTGGATTTTTGATGTCGATTATCGGCTCAATTTTAGGCATTATACGAGTTCTGAGAGTTCTGGGAGTTTTTGAATTATTAAAACCAGAATTGCGTCGCTTTTCCCTAGATTCTTGTGATCGAGTTAAGCGTTCTTTCTGTCGCGCTAAACACTGGATGACGATGAGTAGAGAAATGCTTAATCTCGACCAAAGCGCTCGTCAGGTAAGTGAGGCTAACAATTTCGGCAATTTACCGATAGTTAGTATTAAAGCTAATTCTTTTTTTAAACCTTCCCTTTGGACTCGCTTTATTCCCCTCAAAAGTGCCAATCAACTCCGGGAGGAGATGCACCTAGAATTAGGCAAGTTATCCGGAGATTTTATGGAAATACAAGCGGATAAAAGTAGTCATTTTGTCTGGATGGATCAACCGGATGTGATGATCGATGCGGTCAAAATTTTGCTTGACAAAATTAACTCTGTGTGCTAA